In Acanthopagrus latus isolate v.2019 chromosome 23, fAcaLat1.1, whole genome shotgun sequence, the genomic window CAGTGCCCACTTTAACACACAGTTATCTGGAAACAGGTAAACGATGTAAGGGcgaatttatatatttttttttgctgtttattaGCTCATAATTGTGTAAACCAGCTGTTGCCATGCTCCGCAGTGCTGTAGCCACGAGGCATTGTTTGCCATCGCTGTGTGAGAGTATAAGCAGGCCAGCCGGCCGAGTAGATTGCACTTTGCGTCAATTAGCAGCCATGAGCCCAAGAGCTCTGATGCTTTCCCCTCCATTCATCCCTCCATTAGAAAACTGGAATACACTGTTGTTATGTATCGAGCCACTTAATCCACACGCTGCTGCTTGAGGCGAGATCTAAAATAATCACAGGAGCGATTTCAAATCAATGGAGCAGATACGTCTCACCCGACCTCCCTCACTCTCCCACACATGAAAAGAGACACGCACTTGTATGTGGGTCCATATTTGGTCTATTTTACATGAATTTAAGGCTTTTCTCACGAGACTTAAACTGCTAAACTTATATAGTCATTATTGAACTCCTATTCTAGAGTTCACATTGTTGAAAATACAGATCTTCTACTGAGCAGAACTACAACCTAGAGTTGTTTCATTGTTCACCCAGTCTGATGTTGGTTCTGAGTGAGTAAACAATGAAATGGTTCTAGGTACTAGTACTCAGTGTCTGCTTATAAATCACAGGAGTTCATCAAGATCAGTACTCACGGCTGGATTTTGTTGGAGAATTTATGCCGCAGGATGAGAGCGATGGTGGTGAGGACTGCCAGAGTGGTGCACATGGTCCCGCTCCCCAAGGACCTCCTGCCTTTGGGGACTGACGGCGATTTAGAGCTCTGAGACCTCTCCTTCCATCGAAAAGGCTTGAATGGTAAAAGGCAGAGTTTTGTGGTGTAACAATCTTGACTATTCCTGTCTTTCGTCTTGGCTCTGACTCATGATTGGGGAGATTAGCTCAGAGGATTAGCCAGGATCAAGGAGGGGGGTTGGATCTCGCTGGTAGGACTAGGAGGTAAACAGagcatgctgtgtgtttctATTCTGAAAACAACCAACCTCGCCACCATGCCGTCAGCACAGCACGCCACATCAACCTCGATTTTGCCCTTTTTTGTCAAGGGAGGGCTGAATGTTGTAAGAGGGCCTGCTGAAATTAGCTCTGAGTGGAACTTAACAGCACGAGTTTACAGTAAGGATTAGCGTGCCGATCTAATTACTGTACATCTGGATAAAACTAATTACCGATGGCCGGGCGCAGCGTTCCTACCATATACTTTTAAAAGAGAGAGCCTAGTGGGATAAGTGGGGGTATTTCTGCAGCTGAGCCATTTGTACTTAGCACTGATGACTCGAGTGGAGAATAAAGGAGCAGTGGGCCAAGCGAGACGGAGGAAAGGTCTAATTTTGCCGACACATTTTTGTGAGCAGGAATGCAGGGGAATGAGATTAGAGCAGATGTTTATAAAAGGACTCAACACTGAGgcagtaacattttatttatttgtattttttattcaaatgttgttaGATAcaggtacaaaaaaaatgtaaaataatcacaattAACTGTTAGAAATGAAGACAATGTCCTCTTTTTAGCTCGTGAACGGGACACCAGTGGATACAGGCTGTTGGATGGTATTTAGAAAGAATGGTATTTACATGGCAGTTTCGAGATATACACATTAAGTAGAAGGCACATCCGAGTCAAATGTGACCTTTTGTCTCATTTTGGGTTCATGATTGCATTTGATtcctctttgctctctctcaTTTCAATGGTTTGGTCCTTTACAAGAgcacacaacccccccccccccacacacacacacacacacacacacacaaacaaacttatACCATACGCCTAAACTTAACTAGGACCTCAGAAATTACATGTTGCTGTATTAGGACCAGTCTTTTGTACAATTGGTCCTGTCCAATGCCAGAAACAGTCCCCAGTAGgtaatacaaacacacacacacacacacacacacacacacacacagaaacacgtgTGGATGCTCCATAACCCACAATTACATTAAACCGTAGTCTCCATTATTTGTCAGATAACTTCTGTAAAGATACATTGCTTTCAGTACAGCTCAGTGCAGCCAATGAACTGTGGCCCAAATAATATATGTGAACAGTCTCTGGGTGCCAGTGGTCCAACAAACCCAGACTTAGACGCCTCACCCAGTTGATGTTGAGAGCGAAGTCCAGCCCAGTTCTTCATAGACGGCATTTATGCTGTAGCAGAGCGTAGCCAGGAGTTTGGTCCACGCTGCGGCCACATCTGCTGTCACAACCTCTGGAAACGCTTCTCCGAGGACTTCCAGTATCACACCACTCAAGAACTGGGAAAGACACAACCAAATGCAGAGCTTAAGACAACTTGAAGCGGTTTTCAAGGAATTAAAACATTCCTTCTGCCCGTTGTAGTGTGCATTTCCTCAACTGTTTAAAAACGTGCTGTTAAGACAGCATTTTAACAACATTAGAGTCTACtttctgccctctagtggtcaaaAATCCCTCTATGCAGCTTTAACTGTTTAAGTTTCTTTTACTTCTTTGCTGAACACATCCGAACCTTTATAGTTAATGCCTGAGTGTCCCTGAGTCACCTCCTTTTTTGATTCTCACACACTGTACCTTGAAGTACACCGGCTCCACCTTGTGTCGGAGTGCGTGGGCCTTGCCCACATGCTTCAGCACTGAGGCCACCTTGTCTGAGTTGTCGAGGCTCTCCACCAGTGTATTTATGCCATTCATGACTCTTCTAGCATGCTTCCTGAACTGGGcgctcctctccagctcctccggcTCCTCGACGTGCTTGAAGTCGCTGAAGTACTGCTTGGACGAGGGGAAGTTCACAAACAGCCTGTGAGGGAGAAGAGTTAGACTCAATGAGAGATATGAGtaccagcagctgctgtgaagctccactaATCTCATCGCCCTTCAGCCT contains:
- the LOC119013675 gene encoding cytoglobin-1-like isoform X1; translation: MDVKPFNFQWVFFNTYIGGALREAQYHYRLISWMVWDSDGGGKKTERMQGEGELNHLERPSPLNEREKVLIQDSWAKVYENCEDAGVAVLLRLFVNFPSSKQYFSDFKHVEEPEELERSAQFRKHARRVMNGINTLVESLDNSDKVASVLKHVGKAHALRHKVEPVYFKFLSGVILEVLGEAFPEVVTADVAAAWTKLLATLCYSINAVYEELGWTSLSTSTG
- the LOC119013675 gene encoding cytoglobin-1-like isoform X2, giving the protein MQGEGELNHLERPSPLNEREKVLIQDSWAKVYENCEDAGVAVLLRLFVNFPSSKQYFSDFKHVEEPEELERSAQFRKHARRVMNGINTLVESLDNSDKVASVLKHVGKAHALRHKVEPVYFKFLSGVILEVLGEAFPEVVTADVAAAWTKLLATLCYSINAVYEELGWTSLSTSTG